A single region of the Pseudomonas solani genome encodes:
- a CDS encoding REP-associated tyrosine transposase — MGSRDLRKGRVSELGRVYLITATTAERRPLFADFMHARLLVGELRRLEHGNLAQSLAWVVMPDHFHWLMRLSGPMPLSSVVKALRGRTARRLGLSLDAGGKVWQPGFHDRALRREDELLPIARYVVANPLRAGLVRRLGDYPHWDAVWL, encoded by the coding sequence GTGGGCAGTCGCGACCTGCGCAAAGGGCGCGTTTCCGAACTCGGCAGGGTTTATCTCATCACCGCGACTACGGCCGAGCGGCGCCCGCTCTTCGCCGATTTCATGCACGCTCGGTTATTGGTGGGTGAACTGAGGCGCCTGGAACACGGCAACTTGGCACAGTCACTGGCCTGGGTGGTGATGCCCGATCATTTCCACTGGCTGATGCGGCTCAGCGGGCCAATGCCTTTGTCATCGGTGGTCAAGGCACTGAGGGGCCGCACCGCAAGGCGCCTGGGCCTGTCGCTGGACGCTGGAGGGAAGGTCTGGCAGCCAGGGTTCCATGACCGGGCGCTGAGGCGCGAGGATGAATTGCTGCCGATTGCGCGCTATGTGGTCGCCAACCCGCTGAGGGCGGGGCTGGTGCGGCGCCTTGGTGATTACCCGCATTGGGACGCGGTGTGGCTGTGA